One Deinococcus grandis DNA window includes the following coding sequences:
- a CDS encoding cation diffusion facilitator family transporter, which translates to MTVPSASQQSSQRASRLALGSILVAVVVLGLKFLAYVLTGSVALYSDALESIINVAAAVAAFIALRVAARPADANHPYGHTKAEYFSAVAEGVLIVLAAAAIVREALPVLMNPAPPEGGTGLVGLGVNLGASALNALWATVLLRHGRALRSPALLADGKHVMSDVVTSVGVLVGVLAARLTGLYWLDPLLAVLVALNILWSGWLLVRDSVGGLMDAAVDSDTERRIRAAMSTAGAGALEMHDLRTRHAGSLTFIEFHMVVPGDMTVTEAHAICDRLEDAIRETTPDCSINIHVEPADKAKHHGVLVL; encoded by the coding sequence GTGACCGTTCCCTCCGCCTCCCAGCAGTCCTCGCAGCGCGCCTCCCGGCTGGCGCTGGGCAGCATTCTCGTGGCCGTGGTGGTCCTGGGCCTGAAGTTCCTGGCGTACGTCCTGACGGGCAGCGTGGCCCTGTACTCGGACGCGCTGGAGAGCATCATCAACGTGGCGGCGGCCGTCGCGGCGTTCATCGCGCTGCGCGTCGCGGCCCGCCCGGCGGACGCCAACCATCCCTACGGGCACACGAAGGCCGAGTACTTCAGCGCGGTCGCCGAGGGCGTGCTGATCGTGCTGGCCGCCGCCGCCATCGTGCGCGAGGCCCTGCCGGTCCTGATGAATCCCGCCCCGCCGGAGGGCGGCACCGGGCTGGTCGGTCTGGGCGTGAACCTGGGCGCCAGCGCCCTGAACGCGCTGTGGGCGACGGTGCTGCTGCGCCACGGGCGGGCGCTGCGCTCCCCGGCGCTGCTGGCCGACGGTAAGCACGTCATGAGCGACGTGGTGACCAGCGTGGGCGTGCTCGTGGGCGTGCTGGCCGCGCGCCTGACCGGACTGTACTGGCTGGACCCGCTGCTGGCGGTGCTGGTGGCGCTGAACATCCTCTGGAGCGGGTGGCTGCTCGTGCGTGACAGCGTGGGCGGCCTGATGGACGCGGCGGTCGATTCGGACACCGAGCGGCGCATCCGGGCGGCCATGAGCACGGCGGGCGCGGGCGCGCTGGAGATGCACGACCTGCGCACGCGGCATGCGGGCAGCCTCACGTTCATCGAGTTCCACATGGTGGTGCCGGGCGACATGACCGTCACGGAGGCGCATGCCATCTGCGACCGGCTGGAGGACGCCATCCGCGAGACGACGCCGGACTGCTCGATCAACATTCACGTGGAACCGGCGGACAAGGCGAAGCATCACGGCGTGCTGGTGCTGTAA
- the fdhF gene encoding formate dehydrogenase subunit alpha, which produces MGELDVPNDAHIRSEVGPTRPPRGAQVQVMVDGAAQAAWAGEPLVDVINRAQIELAQVCYHPQLGPLQTCDTCAVEIDGVVGRACGTPVRAGMVVRTQTNAARAAQRDAYDRIVANHDLYCTVCDNNNGNCTVHNTLGVLGIDHQTRPFQPKGFEKDMSNPFYRYDPDQCILCGRCVEACQNVQVNETLTIDWEAEQPRVLWDGGKPIGESSCVSCGHCVTVCPCNALQEKSMLGEAGLFTGIPLPVWNSAIDVVKGVEASAGLKPIMNVSEIESAARDRYIKKTKTVCTYCGVGCSFDVWTDERHILKVEPGLGHANGISTCVKGKFGWDYVNSEDRLTSPLIRDGDRFREATWDEALALVARRFTEIRAAKGPDALAFVASSKASNEEAFLVQKFARQVIGTNNVDNCSRYCQSPASKGLSLTVGIGGDSGTIKDIENASLVITVGSNTAESHPVLATRVKRAQKLGHTRVIVFDIREHELARRADEFHRPNPGTDFVWLAAVSKFILDNGLEDKTFLAERVNGLDEFRASIEAYTLERAERETGLNAATLEALARRIAGEERVCILWAMGVTQQCGGTDTSAAISNLLLITGNYGRLGTGAYPLRGHNNVQGASDMGAQPDAVSGYQKVDDPFAVQRHEREWGVTLRPERGLDNTQMIDAAIRGDLRAMWITGEEMSLTDANANHLQEGFEALEFLVVQDLYFTNTARFADVILPAAASLEKEGTFTNTERRIQRLYEVMPPLKGTKPDWQIYTAVAERMGHRWGYTHPAQIMAEIARLTPHFAGVSYDRLEGYDTLCWPVAEDGTDQPLLYTERFNFPDGKARLYAGEYRPRQQAPNDQFDLHLNSGRMLEHFHEGNMTFRVAGIAAKAPDAFVEISPELAAERNIQSGQWARLVSEHGAVRLQVLVTGRVSGNQVFVPMNARKAEDAVNRLTGSQGDATTNTPAYKDTRVRLDVLHDVGPNPLPATNPRWGHPTPQQGVEVERKWARPDYVFPGGLLPMHGDSLNARADALGADD; this is translated from the coding sequence ATGGGCGAACTGGACGTGCCGAACGACGCGCATATCCGCAGCGAGGTGGGCCCGACCCGGCCGCCGCGCGGGGCGCAGGTGCAGGTCATGGTGGACGGGGCCGCGCAGGCCGCGTGGGCAGGCGAGCCGCTGGTGGACGTGATCAACCGCGCGCAGATCGAGCTGGCGCAGGTGTGTTACCACCCGCAGCTGGGCCCCCTGCAGACGTGTGACACCTGCGCGGTCGAGATCGACGGCGTGGTGGGCCGCGCGTGCGGGACGCCGGTGCGGGCCGGGATGGTGGTGCGCACGCAGACGAACGCCGCTCGCGCCGCGCAGCGCGACGCGTACGACCGGATCGTGGCGAACCACGACCTGTACTGCACGGTGTGCGACAACAACAACGGGAACTGCACGGTGCACAACACGCTGGGCGTGCTGGGCATCGACCACCAGACCCGGCCCTTTCAGCCCAAGGGCTTCGAGAAGGACATGAGCAATCCCTTCTACCGCTACGACCCGGATCAGTGCATCCTGTGCGGCCGCTGCGTGGAGGCCTGCCAGAACGTGCAGGTGAACGAGACCCTGACCATCGACTGGGAGGCGGAGCAGCCGCGCGTGCTGTGGGACGGCGGCAAACCCATCGGCGAGAGCAGCTGCGTGAGCTGCGGGCACTGCGTCACGGTCTGCCCCTGCAACGCCCTCCAGGAGAAATCCATGCTGGGCGAGGCGGGGCTGTTCACCGGGATTCCGCTGCCGGTGTGGAACTCGGCCATTGACGTCGTCAAGGGCGTGGAGGCCAGCGCGGGCCTGAAGCCGATCATGAACGTGTCAGAGATCGAGTCGGCCGCCCGTGACCGTTACATCAAGAAGACGAAGACGGTCTGCACGTACTGCGGCGTGGGCTGCTCGTTCGACGTCTGGACGGACGAACGGCACATCCTGAAGGTCGAGCCGGGTCTGGGGCACGCCAACGGCATCAGCACCTGCGTGAAGGGCAAGTTCGGCTGGGACTACGTGAACAGCGAGGACCGCCTGACCAGTCCCCTGATCCGTGACGGGGACCGCTTCCGCGAGGCGACGTGGGACGAGGCGCTGGCGCTGGTCGCGCGGCGCTTCACCGAGATCCGCGCGGCGAAGGGACCGGACGCGCTGGCGTTCGTGGCGAGCAGCAAGGCCAGCAACGAGGAAGCGTTCCTGGTGCAGAAGTTCGCGCGTCAGGTGATCGGCACGAACAACGTGGACAACTGCTCGCGCTACTGCCAGTCCCCGGCCAGCAAGGGCCTGTCCCTGACGGTCGGGATCGGCGGGGACAGCGGGACCATCAAGGACATCGAGAACGCCAGTCTGGTGATCACGGTGGGCAGCAACACCGCCGAGAGCCACCCGGTGCTCGCCACCCGCGTGAAGCGCGCGCAGAAGCTGGGGCACACGCGGGTGATCGTGTTCGACATCCGCGAGCATGAACTCGCCCGCCGGGCCGACGAGTTCCACCGCCCGAACCCCGGGACGGACTTCGTGTGGCTGGCGGCGGTCAGCAAGTTCATCCTCGACAACGGGCTGGAGGACAAGACTTTCCTGGCGGAGCGCGTGAACGGCCTGGACGAGTTCCGCGCGTCCATCGAGGCGTACACCCTGGAGCGTGCCGAGCGCGAGACCGGCCTGAATGCGGCGACGCTGGAGGCTCTGGCGCGGCGCATCGCGGGCGAGGAGCGGGTGTGCATCCTGTGGGCGATGGGCGTCACGCAGCAGTGCGGCGGGACCGACACGAGCGCCGCGATCAGCAACCTGCTCCTGATCACCGGGAACTACGGGCGGCTGGGGACCGGCGCGTACCCGCTGCGCGGCCACAACAACGTGCAGGGTGCGTCGGACATGGGCGCGCAGCCGGACGCGGTCAGCGGGTACCAGAAGGTGGACGATCCGTTCGCCGTGCAGCGCCACGAGCGCGAGTGGGGCGTCACCCTCCGCCCCGAACGCGGCCTGGACAACACGCAGATGATCGACGCGGCCATCCGGGGGGACCTGCGCGCCATGTGGATCACGGGCGAGGAGATGAGCCTCACCGACGCGAACGCCAACCACCTGCAGGAGGGCTTCGAGGCGCTGGAGTTCCTGGTCGTGCAGGACCTGTACTTCACGAACACGGCGCGCTTCGCGGACGTGATCCTCCCGGCGGCTGCGTCGCTGGAGAAGGAGGGCACCTTCACGAACACCGAGCGGCGCATCCAGCGGCTGTACGAGGTCATGCCGCCTCTGAAGGGCACCAAGCCCGACTGGCAGATCTACACGGCGGTCGCCGAGCGCATGGGTCACCGCTGGGGCTACACGCATCCCGCCCAGATCATGGCGGAGATCGCGCGCCTCACGCCGCACTTCGCCGGGGTGAGCTACGACCGCCTGGAGGGCTACGACACGCTGTGCTGGCCGGTCGCGGAGGACGGCACCGATCAGCCTCTGCTGTACACCGAGCGCTTCAACTTCCCCGACGGGAAGGCGCGCCTGTACGCCGGGGAGTACCGGCCCCGCCAGCAGGCGCCGAACGACCAGTTCGACCTGCACCTGAACAGCGGGCGCATGCTGGAGCACTTCCACGAGGGCAACATGACCTTCCGCGTGGCGGGCATCGCCGCGAAGGCCCCGGACGCGTTCGTGGAGATCAGCCCCGAACTGGCCGCCGAGCGGAACATCCAGAGTGGGCAGTGGGCGCGGCTGGTCAGTGAGCACGGCGCGGTGAGGCTCCAGGTGCTCGTGACCGGGCGGGTCAGCGGGAATCAGGTGTTCGTGCCCATGAACGCCCGCAAGGCCGAGGACGCCGTGAACCGCCTGACGGGCTCGCAGGGCGACGCGACCACGAACACCCCGGCGTACAAGGACACCCGCGTGCGGCTGGACGTGCTGCACGACGTGGGCCCCAACCCGCTGCCCGCCACGAACCCGCGCTGGGGGCACCCGACGCCGCAGCAGGGCGTGGAGGTCGAGCGCAAGTGGGCGCGGCCCGACTACGTGTTCCCGGGCGGGCTGCTGCCCATGCACGGCGACAGCCTGAACGCACGAGCCGACGCGCTGGGCGCCGATGACTGA
- a CDS encoding DUF1641 domain-containing protein yields MAKPLEFTPRTPTPQEQLHTEVADSTEALLAGLHLLRQLHEHGVLDVAQKTVRGGEGLTASLLHILGGQSSTALLRNVTELGKTLSELDPGEVSVLGHAVTVGVHEGARHVAAGKGIGLGELLGLLKDRDVQVALGAIFALLKGAGRALREANEAVPQTANQAEVGR; encoded by the coding sequence ATGGCGAAACCACTCGAATTCACGCCCCGCACGCCCACCCCGCAGGAGCAGCTACACACCGAGGTGGCAGACTCCACCGAGGCGCTGCTCGCGGGCCTGCACCTGCTGCGGCAGCTGCACGAGCACGGCGTGCTGGACGTCGCGCAGAAGACCGTGCGGGGCGGCGAGGGCCTCACGGCGTCGCTGCTGCACATCCTGGGCGGGCAGAGCAGCACTGCCCTGCTCCGCAACGTGACCGAACTCGGCAAGACCCTCTCCGAACTCGATCCGGGCGAGGTCAGCGTGCTGGGCCACGCGGTCACGGTGGGCGTGCACGAGGGCGCGCGGCACGTCGCGGCCGGGAAGGGCATCGGCCTGGGTGAACTGCTGGGCCTGCTCAAGGACCGGGACGTGCAGGTGGCGCTCGGCGCGATCTTCGCGCTCCTGAAGGGCGCGGGGCGGGCGCTGCGTGAGGCCAACGAGGCCGTGCCACAGACCGCGAATCAGGCCGAGGTAGGGCGCTGA
- a CDS encoding formate dehydrogenase accessory sulfurtransferase FdhD, protein MAVEEPLELRLHTPDGPLPLGVLMRTPGHDHELLLGWLVAEGLLPDDLTLHPDAENRNVWHLHTPDFARLAAGARLAVSSSACGVCGSGSVERLIARASPPSWAGGPLDVAWLSGLPEALAAAQPGFAATGGLHGAALFTPDGTRLAAFEDVGRHNAVDKLVGWAQAQGRLPLPDAVLVVSSRAGFEIVQKAVTAGIAVIVAVGAATSLAVDTAAAFGVTLCGFARGDRLTVYAGAGRLGGGSHEDSPADA, encoded by the coding sequence GTGGCGGTCGAGGAACCGCTGGAACTGCGCCTGCACACCCCGGACGGCCCGCTGCCGCTGGGGGTGCTGATGCGCACACCCGGCCACGACCACGAACTGCTGCTGGGCTGGCTGGTCGCCGAGGGCCTGCTGCCGGACGACCTCACGCTGCACCCCGACGCGGAGAACCGGAACGTGTGGCACCTGCACACGCCGGACTTCGCGCGGCTGGCGGCGGGCGCGCGACTGGCGGTGTCATCCAGCGCGTGCGGGGTGTGCGGGTCGGGCAGCGTGGAGCGCCTGATTGCCCGCGCCTCTCCCCCGTCCTGGGCGGGCGGCCCGCTGGACGTAGCGTGGCTCTCGGGCCTGCCGGAGGCCCTCGCGGCGGCCCAGCCGGGCTTCGCGGCGACCGGCGGCCTGCACGGCGCGGCGCTGTTCACGCCGGACGGCACGCGGCTGGCGGCCTTCGAGGACGTGGGGCGGCACAACGCCGTGGACAAACTGGTGGGCTGGGCGCAGGCGCAGGGCCGCCTTCCGCTGCCGGACGCCGTGCTGGTGGTGAGCAGCCGCGCGGGCTTCGAGATCGTGCAGAAGGCCGTCACGGCGGGGATCGCGGTGATCGTGGCGGTGGGCGCGGCGACCAGCCTCGCGGTGGATACGGCGGCGGCGTTCGGCGTGACGCTGTGCGGCTTCGCGCGTGGGGACCGGCTTACCGTGTACGCCGGAGCGGGCCGTCTGGGTGGCGGGTCACATGAGGATTCTCCGGCAGACGCGTGA
- a CDS encoding L-lactate MFS transporter: MGILDRPQSVAGPGWSRWLVPPAALAVHLSIGQIYGYSVFNKPLTRLLSGDVSAETGAPGDWTLLQVGLIFSVALFFLGASSALFGKWVEREGPRKTMVASALLFCGGFFVAALGVKLHSLSLVIFGNGVLGGIGLGLGYISPVSTLIKWFPDRPGLATGMAIMGFGGGALIGSPLGTALMGRFATDGTLGVGSTFLIMGAVYLLFMLFGAFLIRVPADGWTPPGWTPKPQPGGMISTHNVLVDQAFRTPQFWLLFAVLFLNVTAGIGVLGQASVMIQEMFSDRVLGAGNGVTAAAAAGFVGLLSIFNMAGRFFWSSTSDRIGRKPTYMIFFALGAVLYFLIPMFGNMGSLILFVAGFCVIMSMYGGGFATIPAYLRDMFGTANVGAIHGRLLLAWSAAAIVGPSLVNGFRDRQIASGVPAAQAYSTTMSIMAALLVVGFVANLLVRPVAEKFWAENRAPAPSHD; the protein is encoded by the coding sequence ATGGGCATTCTGGATCGTCCGCAGTCCGTCGCCGGGCCCGGCTGGAGCCGCTGGCTGGTACCGCCCGCCGCGCTGGCCGTGCACCTGAGCATCGGCCAGATCTACGGCTATTCCGTGTTCAACAAACCCCTCACCCGGCTGCTCAGCGGCGACGTGAGCGCCGAGACGGGCGCGCCCGGCGACTGGACCCTCCTTCAGGTCGGCCTGATCTTCAGCGTCGCGCTGTTCTTCCTGGGCGCCAGCAGCGCCCTGTTCGGCAAGTGGGTGGAACGCGAGGGACCCCGCAAGACCATGGTCGCCAGCGCCCTGCTGTTCTGCGGCGGGTTCTTCGTCGCGGCGCTCGGGGTGAAACTGCACTCCTTGTCGCTGGTGATCTTCGGGAACGGCGTGCTGGGCGGCATCGGCCTGGGCCTGGGGTACATCAGTCCGGTCAGCACGCTCATCAAGTGGTTCCCAGACCGCCCGGGCCTCGCCACCGGCATGGCGATCATGGGCTTCGGCGGCGGCGCCCTGATCGGCAGTCCGCTGGGCACCGCCCTGATGGGGCGCTTCGCCACGGACGGCACGCTGGGCGTCGGCAGCACCTTCCTGATCATGGGCGCCGTGTACCTGCTGTTCATGCTGTTCGGCGCGTTCCTGATCCGCGTGCCCGCCGACGGCTGGACGCCCCCCGGCTGGACGCCGAAACCCCAGCCGGGCGGCATGATCAGCACCCACAACGTCCTCGTGGATCAGGCGTTCCGCACGCCGCAGTTCTGGCTGCTGTTCGCCGTGCTGTTCCTGAACGTCACCGCCGGGATCGGCGTGCTCGGGCAGGCCAGCGTCATGATCCAGGAGATGTTCAGCGACCGCGTGCTGGGCGCCGGGAACGGCGTCACTGCCGCCGCTGCCGCCGGGTTCGTGGGCCTGCTGAGCATCTTCAACATGGCGGGCCGCTTCTTCTGGTCGTCCACGAGTGACCGCATCGGGCGCAAACCCACGTACATGATCTTCTTCGCGCTGGGCGCCGTACTGTACTTCCTGATCCCGATGTTCGGGAACATGGGCAGCCTGATCCTGTTCGTCGCGGGCTTCTGCGTGATCATGAGCATGTACGGCGGCGGGTTCGCGACCATCCCCGCGTACCTGCGCGACATGTTCGGCACCGCGAACGTCGGCGCGATCCACGGCCGCCTCCTGCTCGCCTGGAGTGCCGCCGCGATCGTCGGCCCCAGCCTCGTGAACGGCTTCCGCGACCGGCAGATCGCGTCCGGCGTGCCCGCCGCGCAGGCCTACAGCACCACCATGTCCATCATGGCTGCGCTGCTCGTCGTGGGCTTCGTCGCCAACCTGCTCGTCCGCCCCGTCGCCGAGAAGTTCTGGGCCGAGAACCGCGCGCCCGCCCCCAGCCACGACTGA
- a CDS encoding MFS transporter small subunit: MTRSTPESTEPLSPVIYLTWLVPGIPLVWGVWQTLIKVSQLFQ, from the coding sequence ATGACCCGTTCCACCCCAGAATCCACCGAACCGCTCTCCCCCGTGATCTACCTGACGTGGCTGGTGCCCGGCATTCCCCTCGTCTGGGGCGTCTGGCAGACGCTGATCAAGGTGTCTCAACTCTTCCAGTAA
- a CDS encoding excinuclease ABC subunit UvrA: protein MSRSAPTPRDGFVQVRGAREHNLKNVDVDLPRGALVVFTGVSGSGKSSLAFGTLYAEAQRRYLDSVSPYARRLFNQLGTPDVDRIEGLPPAVALEQGRGVTSARSTVGSLTTLNNVLRLLYSRAGDYPGGQGIIYAEGFSPNTPEGACPECHGLGRVFDVTEASMVPDPSLTIRERAIAAWPTAWGGQNQRDILVTLGYDVDTPWRDLPQRDRDWILFSDEQPQVPVYPGFTPEETRRALKRRAEPSYMGTFTSARRHVLHTFATSGSESMKRRAASFMVIRECPVCHGKRLTREALGVTFAGLDIADFSRLPLSRAAELLAPAARGDTDRPGGPPRPQEEALALTRLAGDLCARIEVLGRLGLGYLALERGTPTLSPGELQRLRLATQLYSNLFGVVYVLDEPSAGLHPADTEALLGALDDLKAGGNSLFVVEHDLAVIRHADWIVDVGPAAGQDGGEVLYSGPPDGLRNVAASQTARHLFATPTPPRPAPRQPQGWLEVQGVTRNNLRGLDARLPLGVLTAVTGVSGSGKSSLITQALADLLGAHLGVTPPAPEGGTDPADLLSADDAPAPTGGTLGGDVARVKRLVQVTQSPIGRTPRSNVATYTGLFDHVRNLFAATPLARRRHYRPGRFSFNVKGGRCEHCQGEGWVMVELLFLPSVYAPCPVCHGARFNDSTLEVKWADLTIAQVLDLTVDAAADVFAHEPPIARALSTLQEVGLGYLRLGQPATELSGGEAQRVKLASELQKATRGHTVYLLDEPTTGLHPSDVERLHAQLRRLVDAGHTVMLVEHDLGLIAAADWVIDLGPGAGEDGGQIVAQGTPEQVARSPRSRTAPYLRRELDERAQPALT from the coding sequence ATGAGCCGGTCTGCCCCCACCCCCCGTGACGGTTTCGTGCAGGTGCGCGGCGCGCGGGAACACAACCTGAAGAACGTGGATGTGGACCTGCCCAGAGGCGCCCTGGTGGTGTTCACCGGGGTGTCGGGGTCCGGGAAGTCGTCCCTGGCGTTCGGGACGCTGTACGCCGAGGCGCAGCGCCGCTACCTGGATTCCGTGTCGCCGTACGCGCGGCGGCTGTTCAACCAGCTGGGCACCCCGGACGTGGACCGCATCGAGGGCCTGCCGCCCGCCGTGGCGCTCGAGCAGGGGCGGGGCGTGACGTCGGCGCGCAGCACGGTGGGCAGCCTGACCACCCTGAACAACGTGTTGCGGCTGCTGTACTCCCGCGCGGGCGACTACCCGGGGGGGCAGGGCATCATCTACGCGGAGGGGTTCTCGCCGAACACCCCCGAAGGCGCCTGCCCGGAGTGTCACGGGCTGGGCCGGGTCTTCGACGTCACCGAGGCGAGCATGGTGCCCGACCCGTCCCTGACGATCCGCGAGCGGGCCATCGCCGCGTGGCCGACCGCGTGGGGCGGACAGAACCAGCGGGACATCCTCGTGACCCTGGGCTACGACGTGGACACGCCCTGGCGCGACCTGCCGCAGCGTGACCGCGACTGGATCCTGTTCAGCGACGAGCAGCCGCAGGTGCCGGTCTACCCGGGGTTCACGCCCGAGGAGACCCGCCGGGCCCTGAAACGCCGCGCCGAACCGTCGTACATGGGGACATTCACGTCTGCGCGGCGGCACGTGCTGCACACCTTCGCGACCAGCGGCAGCGAGAGCATGAAACGCCGCGCGGCGTCCTTCATGGTGATTCGCGAGTGCCCCGTCTGCCACGGCAAACGCCTGACCCGCGAGGCCCTGGGCGTCACCTTCGCCGGGCTGGACATCGCGGACTTCTCGCGCCTTCCGCTGAGCCGCGCCGCCGAGCTGCTGGCCCCCGCCGCCCGTGGGGACACGGACCGCCCCGGTGGTCCGCCACGCCCGCAGGAGGAGGCGCTGGCCCTGACCCGTCTCGCGGGCGACCTGTGCGCGCGGATCGAGGTGCTCGGGCGCCTGGGCCTGGGGTACCTGGCGCTGGAACGGGGCACGCCCACGCTCTCGCCCGGGGAGCTCCAGCGGCTGCGGCTGGCGACCCAGCTGTATTCGAACCTGTTCGGGGTGGTGTACGTCCTCGACGAACCGTCCGCCGGGCTGCATCCCGCCGACACCGAGGCGCTGCTGGGCGCCCTGGACGACCTGAAGGCCGGGGGGAACTCGCTGTTCGTGGTCGAGCACGACCTCGCCGTGATCCGCCACGCCGACTGGATCGTGGACGTCGGCCCGGCCGCCGGGCAGGACGGGGGCGAGGTGCTGTACAGTGGCCCACCCGACGGGTTACGGAACGTGGCAGCCTCGCAGACCGCGCGCCACCTCTTCGCGACGCCCACCCCGCCCCGCCCGGCGCCGCGTCAGCCGCAGGGCTGGCTGGAGGTGCAGGGCGTGACCCGCAACAACCTGCGCGGCCTGGACGCGCGCCTGCCCCTGGGCGTCCTGACTGCCGTGACCGGCGTGAGCGGCTCGGGTAAGTCCAGCCTGATCACCCAGGCCCTCGCGGACCTGCTCGGCGCGCACCTGGGCGTTACGCCGCCCGCACCGGAGGGCGGGACCGACCCAGCCGACCTGCTGAGCGCCGACGACGCGCCCGCGCCCACCGGCGGCACGCTGGGCGGGGACGTGGCCCGCGTGAAGCGGCTGGTGCAGGTCACGCAGAGTCCCATCGGGCGCACGCCGCGCAGCAATGTCGCCACGTACACCGGCCTGTTCGACCACGTCCGCAACCTGTTCGCCGCGACGCCCCTGGCCCGGCGGCGGCACTACCGCCCCGGCCGCTTCTCCTTCAACGTGAAGGGCGGCCGCTGCGAGCACTGCCAGGGCGAGGGCTGGGTCATGGTGGAACTGCTGTTCCTGCCGTCCGTGTACGCTCCCTGCCCCGTCTGTCACGGCGCCCGCTTCAACGACAGCACGCTGGAGGTGAAGTGGGCGGACCTGACCATCGCGCAGGTGCTCGACCTGACCGTGGACGCCGCCGCCGACGTCTTCGCGCACGAGCCTCCCATCGCGCGCGCCCTGAGCACCCTGCAGGAGGTGGGACTGGGCTACCTGCGGCTGGGGCAGCCCGCCACGGAACTCTCCGGCGGGGAGGCGCAGCGCGTGAAACTCGCCTCGGAACTCCAGAAGGCCACGCGCGGCCACACCGTCTACCTGCTCGACGAGCCCACCACCGGCCTGCACCCCAGCGACGTCGAGCGCCTGCACGCGCAGCTGCGCCGCCTCGTGGACGCCGGGCACACCGTGATGCTCGTCGAACACGACCTGGGCCTGATCGCCGCCGCCGACTGGGTGATCGACCTCGGCCCCGGCGCGGGCGAGGACGGCGGGCAGATCGTCGCGCAGGGCACCCCCGAACAGGTCGCCCGCTCACCGCGCAGCCGCACCGCGCCGTACCTGCGCCGCGAACTCGACGAACGCGCCCAGCCTGCCCTGACCTGA
- a CDS encoding alpha/beta fold hydrolase produces MTSEPPVRARRSVRLSPRVRTWLVAVLSLLGGYVIATARQVAVRPPLVLGQDAVSSPQSREARVTLEQAGGPVIRIRPQNGDASTLLVFYPGGLVRPQAYEWLGRALADQGVETVIPAFPLDLAVTAAGRADALIGAYGDGKRVVIAGHSLGGAMAAQYAARHPGKVAGLILMAAYPAGNVTLKDQTLPVLSLLAERDGVAAPEDVRGGLDRLPAGTTLTVIPGAVHAFFGRYGPQRGDGQPDVNRAQAEGDILNAVQTYLTGLR; encoded by the coding sequence GTGACCTCCGAGCCGCCCGTCCGCGCCCGCCGATCCGTCCGCCTCTCGCCGCGTGTCCGCACGTGGCTGGTGGCGGTCCTCTCACTGCTCGGCGGGTACGTGATCGCCACGGCGCGGCAGGTGGCGGTGCGGCCCCCGCTGGTGCTGGGGCAGGACGCGGTCAGTTCCCCGCAGAGCCGGGAGGCCCGCGTGACGCTGGAACAGGCGGGCGGCCCGGTCATCCGCATTCGCCCGCAGAATGGCGATGCGAGCACGCTGCTGGTGTTCTATCCCGGCGGACTGGTGCGTCCGCAGGCGTACGAGTGGCTGGGCCGCGCCCTGGCCGATCAGGGCGTCGAGACGGTCATCCCGGCCTTCCCGCTCGATCTGGCCGTCACGGCCGCTGGCCGCGCCGACGCCCTGATCGGCGCGTACGGGGACGGGAAGCGCGTGGTGATCGCCGGGCACTCGCTGGGCGGCGCGATGGCCGCGCAGTACGCCGCCCGGCACCCCGGCAAGGTCGCGGGCCTGATCCTGATGGCCGCGTACCCCGCCGGGAACGTGACCCTGAAGGACCAGACGCTGCCCGTCCTGTCCCTGCTGGCCGAGCGTGACGGCGTCGCCGCTCCCGAGGATGTGCGCGGCGGCCTGGACCGCCTGCCTGCGGGCACCACCCTGACCGTCATTCCCGGCGCGGTGCACGCCTTCTTCGGCCGCTACGGCCCGCAGCGGGGCGACGGGCAGCCGGACGTGAACCGCGCGCAGGCGGAAGGTGACATCCTGAACGCCGTGCAGACCTACCTGACCGGACTGCGCTGA